A portion of the Drosophila sechellia strain sech25 chromosome 2R, ASM438219v1, whole genome shotgun sequence genome contains these proteins:
- the LOC6610028 gene encoding protein crossbronx-like, whose protein sequence is MWYTTVRNPSIALIKQGYHILAEYNLVKEELKNIYAIPSYACGLHWFGVIFVHSGIYAGSVFRFSILLPDNFPADISLPTVVFSSAVLHPHICPQNKTLDLAHFLNEWRKDEHHIWHVLRYIQAIFADPEGSICTGQSSSGDLVVMDEVRNMDALNILVKSRPEYIERVQEQAILSRNLIYDRPPTEDPHYIIVEPYCAERHLKFMDQLKSPCWKEATSMDCSQPSEYLGHIDSSRQMDEEETNQLEKLHRGRIPEPQREEAEVSL, encoded by the coding sequence ATGTGGTATACTACGGTTCGGAACCCAAGTATTGCCCTCATCAAACAGGGCTACCATATCCTTGCCGAGTACAATCTGGTGAAGGAGGAGCTGAAGAACATCTATGCCATTCCCAGTTACGCATGTGGATTGCACTGGTTTGGCGTGATCTTTGTGCACAGTGGAATCTATGCGGGCAGCGTGTTTCGCTTCTCCATTCTGCTGCCGGATAATTTTCCGGCGGACATCAGCCTGCCCACGGTGGTCTTCTCCTCGGCAGTCCTACATCCGCACATCTGTCCGCAGAACAAGACCCTCGATCTGGCGCATTTCCTGAACGAGTGGCGCAAGGATGAGCACCACATTTGGCACGTGCTTCGCTATATCCAGGCCATTTTCGCGGATCCAGAGGGCAGTATTTGCACCGGACAATCCTCGTCGGGGGATCTCGTGGTCATGGATGAGGTTAGAAACATGGATGCCTTGAATATTTTGGTCAAAAGCCGGCCTGAATACATCGAACGAGTCCAGGAGCAAGCAATCTTGTCGAGAAATCTTATTTACGACCGACCACCAACGGAAGATCCGCACTATATCATCGTGGAGCCCTATTGTGCGGAACGGCATCTGAAGTTCATGGACCAACTGAAGAGTCCCTGTTGGAAGGAGGCCACTTCCATGGACTGCTCGCAGCCATCGGAGTACCTAGGACACATCGATTCCTCGAGACAGATGGACGAGGAAGAGACCAATCAGTTGGAGAAGCTACATCGCGGGCGGATTCCGGAACCTCAGCGTGAAGAGGCAGAAGTTTCCCTGTAG